In Leptospira sp. WS58.C1, a single genomic region encodes these proteins:
- a CDS encoding arylesterase: MRVSILPTVFVVLGLLFSNCSGDIKDIPLKNCSKISGMPGPEDLAIDREAGLLYVSSHERRIKDQEGKIYFLDLNSSPLEPKLLEVEYPKNFRPHGMSLLNQNGKYRLYVISHITLYKEHSIEVFERTEKPSAKSKAGKWKHIQTLQDPLITSPNDLSVASENEIFVSNDHGAGGLSTYLFQDLFRISRAEIAYYDGKNWSSLGNPLYYGNGILYVKRLDGKEYLYRAGFGLGAVLKFDIKRENGKIVLGDPKQIVLEGGPDNLEIDEKGTIFTVTHPSVMKFLRHASNAESHSPTKIFSISPDDSIQEIFSNSGELISAGSTALTYKERVYIAQVFNDFILQCQL; encoded by the coding sequence ATGCGAGTTTCCATTCTACCCACAGTATTCGTCGTTTTAGGACTGCTTTTCAGTAATTGTTCCGGAGATATCAAAGATATCCCTTTAAAAAATTGCTCCAAAATTTCCGGAATGCCAGGCCCGGAAGATTTGGCCATTGATAGAGAGGCGGGACTTCTTTATGTATCTTCTCACGAAAGAAGGATCAAAGACCAAGAAGGAAAGATCTACTTTTTGGACCTGAATTCTTCCCCGCTGGAACCCAAATTATTGGAAGTAGAATATCCAAAAAACTTCAGACCACATGGGATGAGCCTTCTGAACCAAAACGGAAAATACAGATTATATGTGATCTCTCATATCACATTATACAAAGAACATTCCATAGAAGTTTTTGAAAGAACGGAAAAACCTTCCGCAAAATCCAAGGCTGGAAAATGGAAACATATCCAAACTTTACAAGATCCTTTGATCACAAGTCCTAACGATCTATCCGTCGCATCCGAAAACGAAATTTTTGTTTCCAATGATCATGGTGCAGGAGGGCTGTCCACCTACCTATTCCAGGACCTTTTCAGGATCAGCAGAGCGGAGATCGCTTATTATGACGGAAAAAATTGGTCTTCCTTAGGAAACCCATTATATTACGGAAACGGAATATTATACGTAAAAAGACTGGATGGAAAGGAATATTTATACAGAGCGGGATTCGGGCTCGGAGCGGTATTAAAATTCGATATCAAAAGGGAAAACGGAAAGATCGTATTAGGAGACCCAAAACAGATCGTGCTCGAAGGCGGACCGGACAATCTGGAGATAGATGAAAAAGGAACCATCTTTACTGTCACACATCCGTCCGTAATGAAATTCCTGAGACATGCAAGTAATGCGGAATCTCATTCTCCCACCAAAATATTTAGTATTTCTCCGGATGACTCTATCCAAGAAATTTTTTCCAACTCCGGTGAATTGATATCTGCGGGAAGTACCGCGCTTACATATAAGGAAAGAGTTTATATCGCTCAAGTATTTAACGATTTTATACTGCAATGCCAATTATAA
- a CDS encoding ABC transporter permease, protein MSSQTDFNFFISSMFRQIGTLLRLTFIQVLRRKAIFFYFSLLGFFLLGEWTCTTSVGGETSHGVSSYMYFILTSFWSLVFLVILTSDLLRQDMDSQVHTLWLSRPVDPFAYVGSKGLTLLICVLLFVLLTFGISSWFSLEIPWEFLWYQGTMMLVYSFFVLLVLLITLFSNQSLAIVSSLGLILFSCILDFVAYNQNIDMSAEASDIKKFVLKTIYWVVPQVGTVFYHSFALFLGKADPKNFYGPYSFVQVGVWIVILKSTLWWSTRHKEI, encoded by the coding sequence TTGAGTTCTCAGACTGATTTCAATTTTTTTATCTCCTCCATGTTCCGTCAGATCGGGACTCTGCTTCGACTAACGTTTATCCAGGTACTCAGACGAAAGGCGATTTTCTTTTATTTTTCTCTTCTCGGATTTTTTCTGTTGGGAGAATGGACCTGCACCACTTCGGTAGGAGGAGAGACCAGTCACGGCGTTTCTTCTTATATGTATTTTATCCTGACATCTTTTTGGAGTCTGGTCTTTCTGGTGATCCTAACTTCGGATCTTCTCCGCCAAGACATGGATTCTCAAGTCCATACTTTATGGTTGAGCCGTCCAGTGGACCCGTTCGCGTATGTGGGAAGTAAGGGACTCACTTTACTGATCTGCGTTCTACTGTTCGTACTTCTTACGTTTGGGATCAGCTCCTGGTTCTCCCTGGAAATTCCTTGGGAGTTTCTTTGGTATCAGGGAACCATGATGTTGGTGTATTCGTTTTTTGTTTTATTAGTACTTTTAATTACTCTCTTCTCGAACCAATCCCTTGCGATCGTGAGTTCTCTCGGTCTCATCCTTTTTAGCTGTATTTTGGATTTTGTTGCCTATAACCAAAACATCGATATGTCGGCGGAAGCGAGCGATATCAAAAAATTCGTTCTAAAAACGATCTACTGGGTTGTCCCCCAGGTCGGGACTGTTTTTTATCATTCTTTCGCGCTTTTTTTAGGGAAGGCGGATCCGAAAAATTTCTATGGACCTTACTCTTTCGTCCAAGTAGGAGTATGGATCGTCATTTTAAAATCCACACTTTGGTGGAGCACTCGGCACAAAGAGATTTAG
- a CDS encoding acyl-CoA thioesterase yields MSEEIIKTPKQSAAETRHIVMPDHTNHYGTLFGGTLMSWIDLIAVMVAQRHCGREAVTASVDKLNFLEPISLGDHVILKASANYAGRSSLEIGVQVSKENPYTGIVTRATTAYLTFVALDENKKPCPIPKLKPESEVEIRRYENAILRQEANRNLLKKIKDNGR; encoded by the coding sequence ATGTCGGAAGAAATTATCAAAACACCGAAACAATCCGCAGCGGAAACCAGGCATATAGTTATGCCCGACCATACCAATCATTATGGTACCCTTTTCGGAGGGACCTTAATGTCTTGGATAGACTTGATCGCAGTCATGGTTGCGCAAAGACATTGTGGAAGGGAGGCTGTCACTGCAAGTGTTGATAAATTGAATTTTCTGGAGCCCATCTCCTTGGGGGATCATGTGATCTTAAAAGCTTCTGCGAATTATGCGGGAAGAAGTTCTTTGGAAATAGGTGTTCAGGTGTCCAAAGAAAATCCTTATACCGGGATCGTGACCCGCGCTACGACCGCTTATCTCACATTCGTTGCCTTGGACGAGAATAAAAAACCCTGCCCTATCCCCAAGTTGAAACCCGAATCGGAAGTGGAGATCAGAAGATACGAAAACGCGATCCTGCGTCAGGAAGCCAATCGGAACCTTCTCAAAAAGATCAAAGACAATGGAAGATAA
- a CDS encoding penicillin-binding transpeptidase domain-containing protein, whose amino-acid sequence MFRFSEGRNSALGRFLLFQLSSLFLFTSLHSQNLSTKNVTLHSGELILVTEQSPSKDRSEKVYGASTLLKREYSPASTFKTYLVLSLLENHSIDPQERIECSDKHISNSPRFLDLRDALFYSSNDYFEKVFPKLGKEKLDLTLRKIRYLENSKSNVKVEDWWIDLSGLKHGGKIRLAPQKIHSSWVKIFENAYGLPKNIMEEWRKTLYWSECPEREANVYGKTGSWEGSFWFQGALVRSDYDYVIYTILNRSKSASRMGTIQKFYELTGCKIPSLE is encoded by the coding sequence ATGTTTCGATTTTCAGAGGGAAGGAATTCCGCACTAGGTCGCTTTTTACTCTTTCAACTATCTTCCCTCTTCCTATTTACTTCATTACATTCCCAAAACCTTTCGACAAAAAACGTTACACTTCATTCAGGGGAATTGATTCTTGTAACCGAACAAAGTCCTTCTAAGGACAGATCCGAAAAGGTCTACGGTGCTTCCACACTTTTAAAAAGGGAATATTCTCCCGCTTCTACATTTAAAACCTATCTGGTTTTGTCTTTATTGGAGAATCATAGCATCGATCCCCAAGAAAGGATAGAATGTTCAGACAAACATATTTCGAATTCCCCTAGGTTTTTGGATCTAAGAGATGCATTATTCTATTCTTCAAACGATTATTTCGAAAAAGTTTTTCCTAAATTGGGAAAAGAAAAACTGGATCTTACCCTACGCAAGATCCGCTATTTAGAAAATTCTAAATCTAATGTAAAAGTTGAGGATTGGTGGATCGATCTTTCCGGTTTGAAACATGGAGGAAAGATAAGATTAGCTCCCCAAAAAATACATTCTTCCTGGGTGAAAATTTTTGAGAACGCTTATGGACTTCCTAAGAACATTATGGAAGAATGGCGAAAGACTCTTTACTGGTCCGAATGCCCTGAAAGAGAGGCTAACGTGTATGGTAAGACCGGGTCATGGGAAGGAAGTTTTTGGTTCCAAGGTGCTTTGGTAAGATCCGATTACGATTATGTCATATATACGATCTTAAATAGAAGTAAATCGGCATCAAGGATGGGAACGATCCAAAAATTTTACGAATTAACAGGATGTAAGATTCCGAGTTTGGAATAA
- a CDS encoding ArnT family glycosyltransferase, producing MGSPASTEDRSSEIYGLIGLFFLSVLSLLIFRISGLEFPPVWPDEVLFYSPSLDFAKNGLFRTEVLEGLVKGMETKTLWMPPVFFLLNGWVIGFWGEGLEVLRLFAAILSVASVWIFWFILKTFDYSPIARLGASLLLFTDLLFLRVGWTARMEALCLFWALLSLLVLAKKAKWKGEVPLQQYESFLAGFFLGISFLSHPFGAIFGVPALLLIHQAKAWKVWMFWLGGALPIIAWGIWIHPDWEIFFYQFGAQFGRKKDLFQSFSPITKIKVLLGGYESPGLRLFFYLALVYGLWVVRGEIKDKPKSAFFFSAWTVSILFFLILSTEYYYVMYLCIPLSALGGFFFERIRSRRVQFIAAILVFSNVAILVNAYKRIGFGNPEFDLKDRFYEVLGPELKGSKKIYLQAIPDPYFHIRKEYPNLKVLEFIPGELPIPKEDFIQTLDSIDTFVFSERQKRNEFVQAYLEENSSKFRKFRISAEPSTLRKVANVEAEVYRRR from the coding sequence ATGGGTTCCCCCGCGAGCACAGAAGACCGGTCTTCCGAAATTTACGGACTTATCGGTCTTTTCTTTTTATCAGTACTTTCTCTGTTAATTTTTAGGATCTCCGGATTGGAGTTCCCGCCCGTGTGGCCCGACGAAGTTTTATTCTATTCTCCCTCCCTTGACTTTGCTAAAAATGGCCTCTTCCGCACGGAAGTATTAGAAGGTTTAGTAAAAGGAATGGAGACTAAAACTCTTTGGATGCCTCCCGTCTTCTTTTTGTTAAACGGTTGGGTCATCGGATTTTGGGGAGAAGGTCTCGAAGTCCTAAGATTATTCGCTGCGATCTTATCCGTTGCGAGTGTCTGGATATTTTGGTTTATACTTAAAACATTCGATTATTCACCGATCGCAAGGCTTGGAGCTTCCTTACTTTTATTCACGGATCTATTGTTCTTAAGAGTGGGTTGGACCGCAAGAATGGAAGCTCTTTGTCTATTTTGGGCGCTTCTATCTTTACTAGTACTTGCAAAAAAAGCGAAATGGAAAGGAGAAGTTCCTCTCCAACAATACGAATCATTCTTAGCCGGATTCTTTTTAGGGATCTCATTTTTATCACATCCATTCGGGGCGATCTTCGGAGTACCCGCATTACTTTTGATCCACCAAGCAAAAGCTTGGAAGGTTTGGATGTTTTGGTTGGGCGGAGCATTGCCGATAATCGCTTGGGGAATTTGGATCCATCCCGATTGGGAAATTTTTTTCTACCAATTCGGAGCGCAGTTCGGAAGAAAAAAAGATCTGTTCCAATCCTTCTCACCGATCACAAAGATCAAAGTATTATTAGGCGGATATGAATCTCCGGGATTGAGACTATTCTTTTATTTGGCGCTCGTCTACGGATTATGGGTGGTGCGAGGAGAAATAAAGGACAAACCGAAGTCCGCATTCTTCTTTTCCGCTTGGACAGTTTCGATCTTATTTTTTTTGATCTTATCCACCGAATATTATTACGTAATGTATTTGTGTATCCCATTGTCCGCTTTGGGAGGATTTTTTTTCGAAAGGATCAGAAGTAGAAGAGTGCAGTTCATCGCAGCTATATTAGTATTTTCCAATGTAGCAATTTTAGTGAACGCGTATAAAAGAATAGGATTCGGAAATCCCGAGTTCGATCTGAAGGACAGATTTTACGAGGTATTGGGACCGGAACTCAAAGGTTCTAAAAAGATATATCTGCAAGCGATCCCGGATCCTTATTTCCACATCCGAAAAGAATATCCGAATTTGAAAGTATTGGAGTTTATTCCCGGAGAACTTCCAATCCCGAAAGAAGATTTTATACAAACTCTGGATTCAATAGATACGTTCGTATTCTCTGAGCGCCAAAAAAGAAATGAATTCGTGCAGGCATACTTAGAGGAGAATTCCTCCAAGTTCAGAAAATTCAGGATCTCCGCGGAACCTTCTACGCTTAGAAAAGTGGCAAATGTAGAAGCGGAAGTCTATCGCAGAAGATAA
- a CDS encoding alpha/beta hydrolase: MKYFWKAAKFALHCQLPTPPKVSEQEIVVKTDRFEIPAILYTPKGKSCGTILAVNGLAYLGNKDPRFAAVCRSAAAVSYTVISPLLVEVTQFRILKETIEKIKELILHISSNKEYCPDQKLSYIAPSFSGSMGLIAASDPKVGEKISSILTIGAYCDVKSTLDYVMTSDEGDEYGRMILLYNFVKYALKSDNQELEFALKACVLDGSFSRDTLELPTVLENISAENKEVFFKLREDKNFRERIWKEVLDNAGSQSSFLQELQVKDKLHLLDCHVSIVHGLGDNVVPAKEAMILKENLPRKKSKLVLTPLISHGDVGISLAQIPAIYDLVQGFAFFFKNAKVKEKAA, translated from the coding sequence ATGAAATATTTCTGGAAGGCGGCTAAATTCGCTCTTCATTGCCAATTACCGACTCCGCCAAAAGTCTCAGAACAAGAGATCGTAGTTAAGACGGATCGATTTGAGATCCCCGCAATTCTTTATACTCCAAAGGGGAAATCCTGCGGAACTATTTTAGCGGTAAATGGATTGGCTTACTTAGGAAATAAGGACCCAAGATTCGCGGCGGTTTGTAGATCTGCAGCAGCAGTCAGCTATACTGTCATTTCGCCGTTACTAGTAGAAGTAACACAATTCAGGATCTTAAAAGAAACGATCGAAAAAATAAAAGAGCTGATACTTCATATCTCTTCCAATAAAGAATATTGCCCGGACCAAAAACTTTCGTATATCGCTCCTTCTTTTTCGGGAAGTATGGGACTCATCGCAGCCTCCGATCCGAAAGTGGGAGAAAAGATCTCTTCCATACTCACAATCGGCGCGTATTGTGATGTAAAATCCACTTTGGATTACGTGATGACATCGGATGAGGGCGACGAATACGGAAGAATGATCCTTCTTTACAATTTCGTAAAGTATGCTCTAAAGTCGGACAACCAAGAATTGGAGTTCGCTTTAAAAGCCTGTGTGTTAGACGGAAGTTTTTCCAGAGACACCTTGGAACTTCCTACAGTTTTGGAAAACATCAGCGCGGAAAACAAGGAAGTATTTTTCAAACTTAGAGAAGATAAAAATTTCAGAGAGAGGATCTGGAAAGAGGTCTTGGACAATGCAGGCTCTCAAAGTTCTTTTTTGCAGGAATTGCAAGTAAAGGATAAGCTACATTTATTGGACTGCCATGTTTCCATCGTTCACGGTTTGGGGGACAATGTGGTGCCTGCGAAAGAAGCAATGATCTTAAAAGAAAATCTTCCTCGAAAAAAATCCAAATTAGTGTTAACTCCTTTGATCTCTCACGGGGATGTCGGGATCTCTTTGGCCCAGATACCTGCTATCTACGATTTGGTGCAGGGTTTTGCATTTTTCTTTAAGAACGCTAAAGTAAAAGAAAAGGCGGCTTAA
- a CDS encoding LIMLP_16025 family protein yields the protein MDNQKLNDIINAGIGAVQTSKEIFDKLLQDLNDGKEKVEQRFDELKAQGEKDLSENALKFKVPLAWGIVKIEEIRENILKQFLKK from the coding sequence ATGGACAACCAAAAACTAAACGATATCATCAATGCCGGGATTGGGGCCGTCCAGACTTCGAAAGAGATTTTCGATAAACTTCTCCAAGACCTAAACGACGGCAAGGAGAAGGTGGAGCAGAGATTCGACGAACTCAAAGCCCAGGGAGAAAAAGACCTGAGCGAGAATGCGTTAAAATTCAAAGTTCCTCTGGCTTGGGGAATCGTTAAAATAGAAGAGATTCGGGAGAATATCTTAAAACAATTTTTGAAGAAATGA
- a CDS encoding tyrosine-type recombinase/integrase — MKKEKSTRKKILSEENPPLSKEEIRLLLNASKTHENHYLWFRMLYSFGLQLSELVSLRVEDLDWSHHKILIHHSQTLNPRNPSIPLSLRRDLWYISQGKQGEDFLFSGRMGKLRPRTVQKMFSKLEELTGLPISVFRLRRSLASHLIEAGWDLESIQEQLGLSSQKSLRDLLGKKPKRPLLKIFPLEEINGSAA; from the coding sequence ATGAAAAAAGAAAAAAGTACCAGGAAAAAAATTCTATCTGAGGAAAATCCGCCTTTAAGCAAAGAAGAGATCCGGCTCCTTCTAAACGCCTCCAAAACTCACGAAAATCATTATCTATGGTTTCGAATGTTGTATTCTTTCGGACTCCAGCTTTCCGAGTTAGTCTCCTTACGAGTGGAGGATTTGGATTGGTCCCACCATAAAATATTGATCCACCATTCCCAAACCTTAAATCCCAGGAATCCTTCCATCCCCCTGTCTTTAAGAAGGGATCTTTGGTATATTTCTCAGGGTAAACAGGGAGAAGACTTTTTGTTTTCGGGCAGAATGGGCAAACTTCGTCCTAGGACCGTTCAAAAAATGTTTTCCAAGCTAGAGGAACTGACGGGTCTTCCTATTTCGGTATTTCGACTCAGAAGAAGTTTGGCTTCTCACCTGATCGAGGCAGGTTGGGATCTGGAAAGTATCCAGGAACAGCTGGGGCTTTCTTCCCAAAAATCCCTCAGAGATTTGCTTGGAAAGAAACCAAAACGGCCTCTACTCAAGATATTTCCATTGGAGGAAATTAACGGCTCTGCGGCATAA
- a CDS encoding HDOD domain-containing protein, with the protein MNINWYHFEKEGYYLSVRNVNERIEKLNPLYIRFNTLNKSVDKLLSVLLDRYLVYLDAISLKESVFSILRESAMNAVKANSKRIFFAENNLNISNPDDYVRGMANFKKEMIKDKERYAALLEKVKFHCLITLAFNRTSFLMRVSNNAPIIAEELKRVENRIGKSKEYNDLGEVFADHADDSEGAGLGLAMSLLMLKNEGIAADSYKLKAEGGITSAYIKIPLDFKHRNVSYQRTVEIIAEIDKLPTFPENLNQIMSLINKPDSSIQQITEQVGRDVSLSTNILKLANSASFAQGRKVETLEDAIKLIGLSELNNILLSLGTKKILEERYKEFEHIWEMSSLSAYICRRLGERMGWKKTFLTNLVCAALLHNIGLVLLLSLEGDTIEKLTDISGKKLLPSTLGLEEAALGITHTSLGGMICEKWNFSDTIKVAAEYHHRPLMAKKESRDIVFAVYLSDWIIDCLDGKADPAAIHWEVLQHFGFKKDEEWLEFGKKVIEEYKAFQKYSA; encoded by the coding sequence ATGAATATAAATTGGTACCATTTCGAAAAGGAAGGATACTATCTGAGCGTTCGGAACGTAAACGAACGTATTGAAAAGCTAAATCCTCTCTATATTCGGTTTAACACCTTGAATAAAAGTGTGGATAAACTGCTCAGCGTTCTTTTGGACAGGTACCTAGTCTATTTGGATGCGATCTCCTTGAAAGAGTCCGTTTTTTCTATTTTGAGAGAAAGCGCGATGAACGCCGTTAAGGCAAATTCCAAACGTATCTTTTTCGCCGAAAATAATCTGAACATTTCCAATCCGGACGATTACGTTAGAGGGATGGCGAATTTTAAGAAAGAAATGATCAAAGACAAGGAAAGATATGCAGCCTTGTTGGAAAAAGTTAAATTCCATTGTTTGATCACTCTGGCCTTTAATCGAACTAGCTTCTTGATGAGAGTTTCGAATAACGCTCCTATCATTGCGGAAGAATTAAAACGTGTAGAGAACAGGATCGGCAAGAGTAAAGAATACAACGACTTGGGTGAAGTTTTTGCAGATCACGCCGACGATTCTGAAGGCGCGGGTCTTGGGCTTGCCATGTCCCTTCTGATGTTAAAGAACGAAGGGATAGCTGCTGATTCCTATAAGTTAAAGGCGGAAGGAGGGATTACTTCCGCTTATATCAAAATTCCGTTGGACTTCAAACATCGAAATGTTTCCTACCAACGTACGGTCGAAATTATCGCAGAGATAGATAAACTTCCGACATTTCCGGAAAACCTAAATCAGATCATGAGTCTGATCAATAAGCCGGATTCTTCCATCCAACAGATCACCGAACAAGTCGGAAGGGACGTTTCCTTATCCACCAATATCCTAAAACTCGCCAACTCCGCCTCTTTTGCACAAGGAAGAAAGGTGGAAACATTGGAAGATGCGATCAAACTGATCGGTCTATCGGAATTAAATAATATTCTTTTGAGCCTTGGGACAAAAAAGATCCTGGAAGAAAGATACAAAGAGTTCGAACATATCTGGGAGATGTCCAGTCTTTCCGCCTATATTTGCAGGAGATTAGGAGAACGAATGGGCTGGAAGAAAACGTTCCTGACCAATCTGGTCTGTGCCGCACTTCTTCATAATATTGGACTTGTACTTTTACTCTCTTTAGAAGGAGATACGATTGAAAAGTTAACCGATATCTCCGGCAAAAAACTTTTACCTTCTACCTTAGGTTTGGAAGAAGCTGCACTAGGGATCACACATACTTCCTTAGGAGGTATGATCTGCGAAAAATGGAATTTTTCGGATACGATCAAGGTGGCCGCAGAATACCACCATAGACCGTTGATGGCCAAAAAAGAATCCAGAGACATTGTATTTGCAGTCTACTTATCCGATTGGATCATAGATTGTTTGGATGGTAAAGCCGATCCGGCTGCCATTCACTGGGAAGTTCTCCAACATTTCGGTTTTAAGAAGGATGAAGAATGGTTGGAGTTCGGTAAAAAGGTCATAGAAGAATATAAAGCCTTCCAGAAATATTCTGCCTGA
- a CDS encoding ATP-binding cassette domain-containing protein translates to MPQFAIEIEHLRKFYPKVKALQGIDLKIPQSGIFGLLGQNGAGKTTLVRILLGFSKQTEGHCKVLGLEPSPLARTKIGYLPERMAIPTYLSGKEFLEASFRLALVPSSIAKKKSNEFLEKLGLAEAADRKISTYSKGMLQRLGLANALGAEPELLLLDEPGTGLDPAGYKEFRELILEENKKRGVTILINSHRLLEVEQICTEIGILHKGNLMAQGKLDELKQGKDRIRIRLESAPESYLEEISLEHKIDGKTWEIRPKPEVDLKKLPAILVEKGAEIFLYERKTESLEDVFFRLTQGSGDNGGSN, encoded by the coding sequence ATGCCTCAATTTGCAATTGAAATAGAGCACCTACGCAAATTTTATCCGAAAGTAAAAGCATTACAAGGAATTGATCTAAAAATTCCGCAAAGCGGGATCTTTGGTCTTCTCGGTCAAAACGGTGCCGGCAAAACTACTTTGGTTCGGATCTTACTCGGGTTTTCCAAACAGACCGAAGGTCATTGTAAAGTTTTGGGTTTGGAACCTTCTCCGCTTGCCAGAACTAAGATAGGTTATCTTCCGGAACGAATGGCTATCCCTACGTATTTGAGTGGGAAAGAATTTTTAGAAGCAAGTTTCAGACTGGCATTGGTGCCTTCTTCTATTGCAAAAAAGAAAAGTAATGAATTCTTAGAAAAGTTGGGATTGGCAGAAGCCGCTGATCGAAAAATTTCCACTTACTCCAAAGGTATGCTCCAAAGATTGGGACTTGCAAACGCTCTTGGAGCCGAGCCCGAACTTTTACTTTTAGATGAGCCTGGCACAGGTTTGGACCCCGCAGGTTATAAGGAATTTAGGGAATTAATTTTAGAAGAAAACAAGAAGAGAGGAGTCACCATTCTGATCAACTCTCACCGTTTATTAGAGGTTGAACAGATCTGTACCGAGATAGGCATTCTTCATAAAGGAAATCTAATGGCCCAGGGTAAGCTGGACGAATTAAAACAGGGTAAGGATAGGATCCGTATCCGTTTGGAATCGGCGCCTGAATCTTATTTGGAAGAGATCTCTTTGGAACATAAGATAGATGGAAAAACCTGGGAAATACGTCCTAAGCCTGAAGTGGATCTAAAAAAATTACCTGCGATCTTAGTGGAGAAGGGAGCGGAAATTTTTCTCTACGAAAGGAAGACCGAATCTTTGGAGGATGTTTTCTTTAGACTTACCCAAGGCTCCGGAGATAATGGAGGATCAAATTGA
- a CDS encoding STAS domain-containing protein, protein MEIKTKKVGKHTLVQLDGRLDITHSDEVEAKLLDDVQAGTGDIVINLQNISYISSSGIRIFVGMVRELEKQNRKLKLCNITPNVKKVFDVVELLDLFEVYETEQEALATLK, encoded by the coding sequence TTGGAAATTAAAACGAAAAAAGTAGGGAAACACACCCTAGTCCAATTGGATGGCAGGCTGGATATCACTCATTCGGACGAGGTAGAGGCAAAACTTCTAGACGATGTCCAAGCCGGAACAGGTGATATAGTCATTAACTTGCAAAATATTTCTTATATATCTTCTTCCGGGATCAGGATCTTTGTCGGTATGGTCCGGGAACTGGAAAAACAGAATCGAAAACTCAAACTTTGCAATATCACACCTAACGTTAAAAAAGTTTTCGATGTTGTGGAATTGTTGGATCTTTTCGAAGTCTACGAAACCGAACAAGAAGCATTAGCTACATTAAAATAA
- the sixA gene encoding phosphohistidine phosphatase SixA, translating into MKIIIARHGEADPHSEDGKDSSRVLTPKGIADIEKMARFFQTGFKIKKIYHSPYVRTKTSAEIYTKILKPELETESAEYLLPGEDYFRICPLLKDNSNSDAILLVGHSPDVSVFAETLLGISGVGKSFLFTPGSALAVNIPREKFQGGQIIWFVSPDFLC; encoded by the coding sequence ATGAAGATCATCATAGCCAGACATGGGGAAGCCGATCCCCATTCAGAAGACGGCAAAGATTCCTCCAGGGTTCTTACTCCTAAAGGAATTGCGGATATCGAAAAGATGGCCCGGTTCTTTCAAACCGGATTTAAGATCAAAAAGATCTACCACAGTCCCTATGTTCGCACCAAAACAAGTGCGGAAATTTATACAAAGATCCTGAAACCTGAATTAGAAACCGAATCCGCAGAATATCTTCTTCCTGGAGAAGACTACTTTAGGATCTGTCCCCTTCTCAAAGACAATTCCAACTCGGATGCGATCCTTTTAGTGGGTCATAGCCCGGACGTAAGTGTGTTTGCTGAAACTCTACTGGGAATTTCAGGAGTAGGAAAATCTTTTCTATTCACGCCCGGCTCCGCACTTGCGGTGAATATCCCTAGAGAAAAATTCCAAGGAGGACAGATCATCTGGTTTGTCTCCCCTGATTTTCTTTGCTGA